The Candidatus Binataceae bacterium DNA segment GGAAGGTGACCAAAATCGCGTACGTGTTCACCTGCCCGACCGCCGGCTCGCAGAGCACTCGTCGCGACGACGCCTCTGCCCGGGTTTTCCCGGTAGCGCTTCGCCGCTAGGCGCTCGCAGCGCGAGCTCGTCGCGGAGGACTGACGCCGGCAATTCGGTACGCGGGATGGTCCGGCAGCAGGCGGGAGACGCCTTCACCGAACAGATTTTCGCGCAGGGTCGCGCCGTCAAAGCCGGTGCGCATGCGGCCGCGGCGCTGCAGTTCGGGCACCACGAGTTCGACGAACTCGATGAAGCTGCCGGGCTGGTAAATCGGAACCAGGTTGATCCCATCGATGCCGGTTTCGTCGACCCATCGCTCGACCTCGTCGGCGACTCGCGCTGGCTCGCCGACCAGTATCGGCATCAGGCTCGCGAGCTTCATCTCTTCTCGCGCCTCGGCCAGAGTAAGCGGCGAGCGATCCGGATGCACTGCCGAGAACCATCGCGCCGCCGACTTGATGCCTTCCGAAGGAAAGCGGTCCAGCACGTCGTCGTCACGGAATTGCGAAAGATCGACGCCGGTCCATCCTCCGAACAGCGCGAACGCGCCCTCGGGGCTCGCGTACGAGCGCAGACGCTGCTCCTTGAGCCGCGCCTCAGCGTCGGTCTCGGCCACGATCGCCGAGAGCGCGAGTACCAGCTTGACGTGAGCGGGGTCGCGGCCCTGTTCGCGGATGGCGGCGCGGATGCGCGCTACGCGCGCGCGCGTGACCTCGATCGTCGGATAGACCAGGAACAGCGCCTCGCCGTGGCGCGCGCCGAACGCGACGCCGCGGCTCGATTGGCCGGCCTGCAGCAACAGCGGCGTGCGCTGCGGCGAGGGCTCGCACATGTGCGGCCCCTCGACCTCGAAATATTTGCCCTTGTGATTGATCGTATGGACGCGGGCGGGATCGGTATGCATGTCGCGGGCGGCGTCGCGCACGATCGCGTCGTCCTCCCAGCTTCCCTCCCACAGCTTGTACACGACCTCCATATATTCCTCGGCGCGCTCATAGCGCTGGTCGTGCGGCAGCATCTCGCCGAGGCCGTTGCGGCAGGCGCTGGCGAGATAAGAGGTCACGATGTTCCATCCCGCGCGGCCGCCGGTGAAATGGTCGAGCGAGGAAAAGAGTTTGGCGGTGTGGAACGGCGGATAGTAAGTCGTGCTGTAGGTCGAGATGAAGCCGAGATGGCGGGTCGCCTGCGCCATCGCCGCAAACAGCATCGTCGGATCGTTGCCCGGAAACTGCACGGCGTGACGGATTCCGGCTTCCGCGCTGCCCCGGTAAACGTCGTAAACGCCGTGGACGTCGGCGAAAAAGATCGAATCGAAGCATCCGGCCTCGAGCGTGCGCGCAAGATCGACCCAGAATCGCGTCGAAGTATAATCCTGCGACGTGCGGTCGCGCGGATTGCGGAACTGCCCGAACGATTGCAGCGCAGCCGCGCACTGACTGAAGGCGTTGAGGTGGATGATCTTCTTCATGGCGGGAACGATGCCAGACCGCGCCGGCGTTCAGAGAGTATATTCTCTGATCGCGCGCCGCGTGAAGCGAGCGCGTCCACTGCATAAGGAATTCCTTCGATGGAAACGAAGATCAATGAAATCCTGCAATTCTGGTTCGGCGACGGCTCCGATACGCAGCAGGAGCGCCGATGGTTCATGCAGGACGCGGGCTTCGACGAGGCCTGCCGAGCCGGCTTTCTCGCCGACCACGAACGCGCCGCGGCGGGCGAACTGGACGGCTGGAAACACTCGCCGCCCGGCGCGCTCGCGTTGATCCTGCTGCTCGACCAGTTTCCGCGCAACATGTTCCGCGGCACGCCGCGCTCGTTCGCAACCGACCCGCAGGCACGTGCGACTGCAAGAGAAGCGATCGCTCGCGGATTGGACCTAGCGCTCTCACCGATCCGGCGCTCGTTCGTTTATATGCCGTTCGAGCACAGCGAAAATCCCGCGGACCAGGAAGAATCGATACGGCTCTTTCAGAAGCTCGCCGCGGAGCATCCCGAAATGACCGAACACGTCAAGTACGCCGAACAGCATCGCGACGTCATCCGCCGCTTCGGCCG contains these protein-coding regions:
- a CDS encoding LLM class flavin-dependent oxidoreductase, whose product is MKKIIHLNAFSQCAAALQSFGQFRNPRDRTSQDYTSTRFWVDLARTLEAGCFDSIFFADVHGVYDVYRGSAEAGIRHAVQFPGNDPTMLFAAMAQATRHLGFISTYSTTYYPPFHTAKLFSSLDHFTGGRAGWNIVTSYLASACRNGLGEMLPHDQRYERAEEYMEVVYKLWEGSWEDDAIVRDAARDMHTDPARVHTINHKGKYFEVEGPHMCEPSPQRTPLLLQAGQSSRGVAFGARHGEALFLVYPTIEVTRARVARIRAAIREQGRDPAHVKLVLALSAIVAETDAEARLKEQRLRSYASPEGAFALFGGWTGVDLSQFRDDDVLDRFPSEGIKSAARWFSAVHPDRSPLTLAEAREEMKLASLMPILVGEPARVADEVERWVDETGIDGINLVPIYQPGSFIEFVELVVPELQRRGRMRTGFDGATLRENLFGEGVSRLLPDHPAYRIAGVSPPRRARAASA
- a CDS encoding DUF924 family protein — translated: METKINEILQFWFGDGSDTQQERRWFMQDAGFDEACRAGFLADHERAAAGELDGWKHSPPGALALILLLDQFPRNMFRGTPRSFATDPQARATAREAIARGLDLALSPIRRSFVYMPFEHSENPADQEESIRLFQKLAAEHPEMTEHVKYAEQHRDVIRRFGRFPYRNAVLGRTSTPAEMEFLRRPT